A stretch of Chiloscyllium punctatum isolate Juve2018m chromosome 34, sChiPun1.3, whole genome shotgun sequence DNA encodes these proteins:
- the LOC140458715 gene encoding G-protein coupled receptor 15-like, translating into MENVTDYRYDPDYYEAYPTGIEECEGASIPQAEVLLAAVYCVIFATGFLGNGLLVSSMGLKCRLKRQVDVFIWNLALADLVFLVTLPLWVDAEAGGKRWRSGLFLCRLSGYAVAVNAYSSVLFLSCMSLDRYLAIVYPLQSRRLRSRAYATLACLSVWVTSLLLGLPVLRNRVLHIREEGSYCGEDPALVSPGVSLAYLLFTFLLPMLIILICYCSITRKLCLQYRRSKRQDVKLRKSLRVVFMVVLVFLVSWLPFNVFRCLALIHRWGASLESCGFQTVVGLGQEASAPLAFANSCVNPFIYWMCDSSIRKALLRLLLPCLKPFHLSRLSTASESHPSRSSSVTTDHSNQRARSPPSVVQLATWATHVEP; encoded by the coding sequence ATGGAGAACGTGACGGATTACCGTTACGATCCGGATTACTACGAGGCTTATCCCACCGGGATAGAGGAATGCGAGGGCGCTTCCATTCCCCAGGCTGAGGTCTTGCTGGCTGCCGTCTACTGCGTGATCTTCGCCACGGGCTTCCTGGGCAACGGGCTGCTCGTCTCCTCCATGGGCTTGAAGTGTCGCCTCAAGCGGCAGGTCGACGTCTTCATCTGGAACCTGGCGCTGGCCGACTTGGTCTTCCTGGTCACCTTGCCCCTCTGGGTGGACGCGGAGGCCGGGGGCAAGAGGTGGAGGAGCGGGCTCTTCCTCTGCCGGCTGAGTGGCTACGCGGTGGCAGTGAACGCTTACTCCAGCGTGCTGTTCCTCAGCTGCATGAGCTTGGACCGCTACCTGGCCATCGTCTACCCCCTGCAGTCCCGCAGGCTGCGCTCCAGGGCCTACGCAACGCTGGCCTGCCTCTCGGTGTGGGTCACCTCGCTCCTGTTGGGGCTGCCCGTCCTTCGCAACCGCGTCCTTCACATCCGAGAGGAGGGGTCGTACTGCGGCGAGGACCCGGCTCTGGTCAGTCCCGGGGTCTCTCTGGCCTACCTGCTGTTCACCTTCCTCCTCCCCATGCTCATCATCCTGATCTGCTACTGCTCCATCACCAGGAAGTTGTGTCTGCAGTACAGGAGGAGCAAGAGGCAGGACGTCAAGCTGAGGAAGTCGCTGCGGGTGGTCTTCATGGTGGTCCTGGTTTTCCTGGTCTCCTGGCTGCCCTTCAACGTGTTCCGCTGCCTGGCCTTGATCCACCGCTGGGGGGCGTCTTTGGAGTCGTGCGGTTTCCAGACCGTGGTGGGACTGGGGCAGGAAGCCAGCGCCCCCTTGGCCTTCGCCAATAGCTGCGTCAACCCGTTCATCTACTGGATGTGCGACAGCTCCATCCGGAAAGCCTTGCTGAGGCTCCTCCTGCCCTGCCTCAAGCCCTTCCACCTCAGCCGCCTCTCCACCGCCTCGGAAAGCCACCCCAGCCGATCCAGCAGCGTCACCACCGACCACTCCAATCAAAGGGCCAGGTCGCCCCCATCCGTCGTTCAGCTCGCCACTTGGGCTACCCACGTCGAACCTTGA